The DNA region TGAACATATCTTGGTATAactctgggtggcgctgctcatgcgTTGTTAGCTTTTGCACCAAATGTGCCAAAGAGGtaaactccaattggaaagccaaatccctgatcggctttagtaaTCCCAAAGATGCGAACTCGACTGCCTCCTCCGAAATCCGAGTCGACTAACACCGGTTCTTCACCTCTTTGAAGCGTCGAATATATTCCGCCACGatttccccacgcttctgccgCACTTGCGCCAAGTCAGCAATTCCTGTTTCTGCAGCCTccgagtgatactgaatatgaaattgttcttccaactgCTTCCAGGTGCAGATCGAATCAAGGCCTAATGATCTATACcacccaaaggctggccctgtgagagattgcgagaaaaacctcactcacaagggatccgacactgagatcatccctaattgcgCTAAGTATTGGCTCACTAACTCAatagagctagatccttctgctctaCTGAATTTGGTGAATTCAGGAAGTCGATAGTCGGGCGGTAAGGGAATTAAATCATAATCactgggatacggcttagtatagccgatcgccctcctttttggtagaatgccaaactgatctctcAGGATGGCACTAATCTGTTCTGCCGTCTGTGCTCCTGTGGCCGAGTGCGCATTATTGTGACTTGGCCCGGTGGTATaagcagctagccacgcttATTTGTCTGCATCCGTTCCAGGAACTCCTCCAGCCGTCCTCTGTACTGAGTGTACTGGATTATTGCTATCTGGTATATAGGCACATATATATCCATGCAGGATCTCtttgggcggctcgctgaagaattggtgatctacaggatcacctcccaccttgtaaacaACTTAGGCTGGAGAACCATGTGATTCTGCAGCCGCAAGTGcaaggcagtggtggcctggcctggaatggcaattctcccttgtaactccccaaggtaggtcctgttggagagtattgatgcttcataatttcgtGGACCACGCACAGTGCAACATGCTCGAGAGCTTTAACCAAGCTCTCGGAATGTCGGTGTAGCGAATGGACCACCACGTAGTTTACTTCCCGACTTAGAGCTCTGGTATGATCTTCTGAcggggtggacagatccaccccatcaagggcgccttcgggtgaaaatccTTTCCACTtgacgccgtggtggcgggtcttctcgaaggagccgatgagatcggcttcgaagtgGGCTTTAATCTCATCATATTTCTACTTGTGTTCAGCAGGCAATTCCTCATAGGTGATTGGTTCATCCCTCGTCATCTCGCCAACAGAAGTCGATGGAATTCATGAAGatgatgtagttgatgaagatgatgtAGTTTATGAAGATAATGAAGActgtcccaccgggcgtgccagaatgtgttgtcgattgaaacccaccggcgagcagtgataggcaacacgaggagccggaaggcttccgggactgctggtgggccccggtccttTGGTCAATgacccgagatccggcacacgtcctggcttctaggtcgctaggcgtgccacctgaccttgtacctgattaggaaggtgttatatattagtttcctacatgcacacacatgtataaacattagtctgagccgtgatcggctcatcggatgattcccggtatcggttgtaaagagccgattgtgttcagtacTGGATCGGATCTATAAGTATAACAAATATATCCAACAGTTATATGAATCTTGCTTCATGAAcatcaagctaatccaatctacaacgattaaagctttcactatgtaatcggaacatcctacacgtaattgagcctaacaaatatagGAGGTAATAAGACAACAACTtaaatagaggcctaaaaaccaaccgaaagccgattcccagaacaatccctttttaagctgttaCAAAGTACCCAAAATACCGTCGGAACGTTcaatccgtttgaagggcctaatcacgcagatattaaactaaatcttcaataaacaaagactaaccataacagactggatctactaaacaaaaacagagcaagatgctgcccttacacccgagatcgaatgcaggggcagccggacGTTTACAAGTAACAAGCAATGCACaattaaagcatggaagagccgatgctactttATAAATGCTAAGAACGAGAAACACGAAAGGTAAATAAGCAAGAACGATGCCACCCTGATCATgcagggcgtgatcggggccgcaaggtgcttacccgagaaaccctagaacaggggtggcgatgcgccgagagttgttggtgaatgattgattctgaTTCCCTTATCGTTtatccagggtacatatttatagtccgtagacataccttccctaaccaatcctaactaaatacgacacaaatcttaactatctctatctaaactgtttaaacacacatgcctatctagatacacggccgaCCTTGGCCCCAAACACCTGCATAAGGTCCGATCCGCAAGCCCATTATGACCATCTTTCAAGCCCATTTTGCTCCTCgacccacctttctggcccacctgaattatggcgataacagtagGCAGCaatggggtcgaactccggggTCATCTCTCGGGATGTCTCGAATTCGAAGGAGATGACGGAGGAAACaaaggaagaggaagccattgcgAAGAGAAGGAAGAGCGTATtggtgcggttgctaatggctgaaggaaggagATAGTAAAAAAGAAATCTACCAGGGGTAGGCTTATAAAGGTaggagtggaatatgaatcggcaccttgacggtttccaaggagttagatgcagagtagtcCTGTGGAAGTGGAAGCAGCGCgcgtgtacggattttggaagacgaagaggcgaggcgatggaaagaaaaaaaatggttTCAGAATAATTATTGCTGAAatcagggggcatgtgttatcgccataatttggctgggccagaaggtgggccgcgagcatgatgggctcaaaggataattgtaatagGCTTGTGAGTCGGCCCATGCACGGGCGttttaaggccaggattggccatgtatctagataggagtgtgcgtttaagttagtttagataaAGATAGTCAAGATTCGTATCGTAGTTGGTCAGAATTAGTTAagagaggcaagtctccggactataaatatgtacccagactacgaatgaaacaacaaccattcgcaaacaactctcgaCGCAtcaccacccctgttctagggtttctctcggaagtgccgtgcagccccgatcacgcttcacgtgatcggggcagcatcgttcctgcctgtttatctttgtgttcctcgtgctgaagcattgttgatggcgagtaacactagttatcttaacgtttatagggatgcatcggcttttcatactgtattCATGCGTTGCCTATcacctgtaaacgtttagctgtcctcgtgcccgatctcgggtgtaagggcagcatcttgctctgttttcgattagtagatccaatttgTTATAGTTAGTCTTTACTCGTTAAAGATTCGGTTTAAGATCTACATGATTAGgtccttcaaacgagttaaatgatccggtaGAACGTTTGATGATTTATATTAACcaaaagagggattgttccgggaatcggctttctgttggtttttaggcctctgtttaggttgctattctgttatctttcgtatttgttaggcctagctacgtgtaggatgttccggttacgtagtgaaagctttaaccgtcgtagattgaattagcttatggattacagagcaagtttatattaatATCAGATATATGTGTtttgtttaaatacttagatccgatctgatactggaagtcaatcggctcttacagccgatatcggggattACCCGATGAGccaatcacggctcggactaatgtttaaacgTGTTTGTGCATGCAGTAAGCTAACTGAAAttacttctacaccttcctattaggtacaaggtcaggtggcatgcctagcaaccTAGACGCCAGGTCGCGTGCCGGATCCTGGACCGTTGACTGAGGGACTGGggtccaccagcagtcccgggagcctcccggctcctcgtgttgcctgtcgctgctcgtcggtggattttgaccgacaacagtttGCGAGAACATTCACACTCTTGTAGGTCCTTACAAGACATATACTTCTTGTGAAGTGGAAGTAAGTAATAAACAACATTTTGCAATGTTTCAACTAATTTtgaaaattatcataattagtaTTTTTCACTTTTTTATAGATCCATAGGATGCGGAATCAGCTCCTTATACAAGAAAAAGTTTTGGCGATTCAAGAAGTCATGGCAGGATTTATTTATAAGCAAGTCATCAAACGAGATGGCGACTTCCACTATGATGGATATATTCTTGATAGAAGTAGAAAATATAGCATAGATGTTATATAAAACTTTATTGCActttatatgtatatatgtatgcaTATATCACTTTATTGTACTTTAATAGTGAATCCCATTTGCTATgtatgtgtgtatatatatatatatagacaaGCTTCTTTGTAGCCGGTAATAACTAATTCTATAgccacgccagtcctcccattCTCCGGTCATTTTCCTCGTACTGATCCGAGCCCCAGAGGCTCAGCCTAGCTCGGCTCGACCCGGCTTTTTAGTCTCGCGGCTCGACTCGGCTCATCGAGTATCCTCCAGCGCAATAATTCATTATGCCAACAAATTGATCCCTAAAATTGCTCTCGTTTTCAATGCCTCACGCCAAAACACCTCTAAATCTCATGGTtcagggcctgtttagttcccgtagctgtaaacgcaaaaaaactttttgcaaaggaatcttgctaatttgatgtactaaatgaagtctatttacaaaactttttgcacagatgggttgtaaatcgcgagacgaatctaatgatgctaattaatccatgattaagcaataattagcggatggttactgtagcatctgatatgaacgggggtgcccgatcttccgtcaggtgaaggataactcgttttggtcggaatgcgacacaccgatccggcttcaaatcagcaactcgaaccccgcaatcttagcaccacaactcctctggttatcaaccgtagtcacaatccggttgaccttgctgagaaggctaatccctgcctgcaaaacgaagaacacaagcaagaactcgaaagaaacgcagcactcaaattaaagtgacaactgcagatgaatgattaagctcgaaagttggggttctacaaaccgaaagacggcgactgttcaagacagattgatctaaagcaaaaccctcCTAACCTAATGGCAGCTGCTGTGTATATAGAAGAGAGAGGCTTGGGGGCGGCCAAGGGGGTGGCCGAGCAACCCTAGGGAGTACAAGGACTTCGGGCCAAAAACTGGCGTCGCTGCATCCAGATAGATTCTGGTCGTCAtgttgtttcgacgattcccatcgactccgaacgtattttgatatgggatcagttgggttggaaagcttatctccttAGCTTTCGAACGATACATAGAACGCCCAAAATGGAGcccgtatgtggcctgggcgtccgttttcgtgaggcctgctcctgcagtccgaactggactcgcgaataaatcggacttcaatgtggattgggctttgaactctatcttcgcttgggccctggtcatatgcgtattagtcatgtcctcatcattctccccttcttggttttgagtcgtcctcgactcaaagTCGCTGATGCTTGTGGAAGTAGTTGTTCCCATGCTTGACATGATCCTGcgttgctccccttcttgaaatTGAACCTGTTGTGACAAAACAAAcaaagaagaacaagaggaaCTCTGCATCATAGGATTAGTCTTAAAATAGCCCTCTTTTTCTTCAAATTGTTGCACAGCAAAAGGAGATTTCAGATTTGAACACATATAAACACGATGCACCATGTACTCTCCTTTACAATTATAATTGCCAATAAAGTGATATGTACATCGAGATAACCATGGCAACCCAACACATTTAAATTTCTCCTCCAAACTACTAAGTGCACACAAAGTATCAAACTCTATATAACCCAAAGTATTTAAAGAAGACAACAATTTTCTTTCATCCTTTTCTGTAGCAATTGGAATCAAATGTTTATTTTTAGCATAAGTCTTTTGTTCCAAAATAAAAGGATCAGTTTTCTTCACAAGTTGTGGCACAGGGATAAACATAGAACTATCACACAACTCTTCTTTATCACAAAAATTAGTAGAATATTTATCATGTGACAAAGTCAATTCAGATTTGGTGTCCACTAAATGTTGCTCTATTATAGCATGAGTGGTGGACAATTTCAGCACATCAAGAGAGCTCTTACCTGAGACAATTACCTGTTCATTCTCTATCACCTTGTCTTCTGTTTTAGATACATGCTGCAAAATATTAGGTCCAACAGAAGACAAAGCGATATCTTTAATTTGTACAAAATCAGATTTAGAGGAAGGCAACGGGGgtgataccacttgatatgaacggggtgcccgatcttccgtcaggtgaaggataactcgttttggtcagaatgcgacacaccgatccggcttcaaatcagcaactcgaaccccgcaatcttagcaccacaactcctctgattatcaaccgtagtcacaatccggttgacctcgccgagaaggctaatctctgcctgcgaaacgaagaacacaagcaagaactcgaaagaaacgcagcactcaaattaaagtgacaactgcagatgaatgattaagctcgaaagttggggttctacaaaccgaaagacggcgactgttcaagacagattgatctaaagcaaaaccctcCTAACCTAATGGCAGCTGCTGTGTATATAGAAGAGAGAGGCTAGGGGGGGCGGCCAAGGGGGTGGCCGAGCAACCCTAGGGAGTACAAGGACTTCGGGCCTAAAAACTGGCGTCGCTGCATCCAGATAGATTCTGGTCGTCAtgttgtttcgacgattcccatcgactccgaacgtattttgatatgggatcagttgggttggaaagcttatctccttAGCTTTCGAACGATACATAGAACGCCCAAAACGGAGCCCGTATGTGGCTTGGGCGTCCGTTTTCGTGAGGCctgctcctgcagtccgaaccggACTCGCGAATAAATCGGACTTCAATGTGGATTGGGCTTTAAACTCAATCTTCGCTTGGGCCCTGGTCATATGCGTAttagtcatgtcctcatcagcatcactgttgcaaaatatggattaagtaggctcattagattcgtctcgcgatttacagcccatccatgcaaaaagttttgtaaacaGATTTAATTTAGTATTTAaaattagcaagattctttCAAAAATTTTGCATTTACgaattttttttttgccttTACAACCTGGGGACTAAACCGGCCCTCAATTGCCGAGCGGAAAATCTCCTGATTCGATCACCGAGCAGGAAGAATCGACCCCTAAAATTGTTCTCGTTTTTAATGCCTCACGCCAAAACACCACCAAATCTTATGGTTCAATTGCCGAGCGGCAAATCTCCTGATCCGATCGCTGAGCAGGAAGAGATGCACAaattcaccggcggcgacgccgTTCTGGAATCGCAAGAAAAGATTCCCTTGATTGCCGCAGCTTCCGCATACGCTCGTCAAAATCACCGAACCCCTGCTTCATCCCCCAGTCCCCAGCTCGCTACAGGAACGCAACTTCTCCCCGTTGGAGAAGCCCCAACTCTGCACCGGCGACGACCCTGGCCTGCTCCGCGCCTAGCCCCACAGTTGAATCGGCGTCCGGCAGTCTTCGTGTGCTATCTGTGCTGAGATTGACACCAGCGTGTCTGAAGTCCCTTGCGTTTGGGTGAATCGCCAATCCCCATCCAGGCCAGCGGAGACATCGAGGTAAGCATCACGTGTACAAGCTTAATTAAATTACGGAACGATTCCCCTTGTGTTGGGATTCCGCTTGCACTACACATCTGTGCATTTTAGCATCCTTTTTATTTGTCTGATAACCCGTGTTGCACTTGGAATTCCACTAAAGCCAATTCTTCCGAAAATTGACTTCACGGAAGTCTCCATAGTTTTGTTTGATTCTTGAAGTTAGATACCCGCAGGTTGCATATGGTCCACGGTTGCATATAATTTTTTTGTCTGGCAGGTTACTACTTTATGTGCGAGTCTGGAGTTCTGTATTGATTATTTGTACCAAATATTTTAATGGATCTTATAGTAAAATACCAAGCTGCTTAGTACATACTTCTTGTAACTTTTACTATACCTTCAATGACCTTGCACAGTGATAACTGATAAAATGACATTATAATTACGACCTTGGTTGTAGTATGAAACTTACGTCAATCATCGTCTGTGCTACTATAATTTTGACAGATTAATTATGTGGTGCATTCATGGCCCCCGGCTTTTTTTTCTTCAATTGTACCGGTGTTTACAATACAAAATCTAATTCACTTCTTTTTAAACAGGATATGAGGCAAATTCAGGGGAGATTAAAAGCATTCTCAGTCCAGACCACACAAGGTGAATGGAACTTCGATGTCAGTACAATCACCGGGGCAGCTACGCAGTCGTCTGCAGGTGTTGCTGCACAGCCACAACCATCAGCACCCCCTCAACTGCCTGGTGCCCGCAATGCTAACGTGGTTAAGATCAGTTGCAAACCACCAGCCAAGATTGTTCAACAATCTCTTGCCGAATCAAGCCGTGCCAGGGATCTTCCTCGGTGTTATGATGATGATGACTTCATGAAACCCCTGCCGAGGCATCCTGTCGCCAAGAAACAGTGTGCCGATGCGAGTTTGGCAGTCAATGCAACTGGCAAGGTACAATAGTAATTTAGTTGATCTTTTAGGTCCGTAGGAAATATCAAAGATAACCATATAATTTATCACATTTTGAATTATGTGGTAAACTAACTAAAGTTCGCCTAGAATGTTATAGTACCCTGACGGCCTCATGTTAATTAGTTATGAATAACTTTATTTCTCATACAGCATACCTAGAAAAAATACGCCCTCCATTCATGTGTTACTGTAATCTTGACTAATCTATTTTGTGGTAAGGTAACCATATAATTTACTATTTCAATGAGTTACGTAAATACCAGGGTTATAGAGATGCTGTCTATTTATCTGACTTTTCTGTGACCATAATGTGCAATGTACCTCCATAAACATTACGGTAACGTGTCATCTACCCTGCATACAGGGGCTGTCACAACTCACCCCTTTTTTAAATCTGCATTTTTCAGCCTGCTAAGAATCCTGTCAAGTATGCTCATGCACCTACTGCTCGGTGCGCCCCATCGGCATTCAACTCGTTTGTCGACCACCTAACGTTCAAGCAGCGTATGCGAATCAAAGAAATGGGTTTTGGTGGGCTCCTTCATGTTTCGGCAGATAGGTTAGAGAGCAGAGAACTATTAAAGTTCTTGTTCGACAGGCTAGACCCCAGCACTATGGTGATCAATGTTACCAAAGACAAGGGAATCCATGTCACCCCCTCCGCCATCATGCAAGTGCTTGGTTTACCGGATAGTGGTGAACATCTACATTTTCATTCACACAACCAAGCATCTAAGGAGTTCTCTGCTTCCAAGGCTTTGGTGGGTCTAGAAGAATCCCAGGACATGCATGCTAGCCATCTCCAGAATATTTTGGAGGATGATTCTAAGATGGGATCTGCCATGATTGATGATGACATGGCAATAAGATTTTTCTTCATCATTGCTTGTAACAAACTGCTCTTCCCAGGCACAGATAACAACATCAGGTGCAAGGATGTTTACTTGACTAGGGACCTGTTTTGCTTACCGGGTTTGAACTGGTGCAAAGCACTTGTGGATGACCTCCGAGATGCTGCATTCACTTGGTGGGTTGACAAAACAAAGAAATCGCTTTCAGGATGTGCAATATTACTCACTGTGAGTATACCATTTTGTCAACCATATGACTGATTGTCTAGATTAAACTTATCTACTAAAATTTGTCATTGCACACATTTTTACTTATGCCTTCGATTTTTATATAGATACTGTATCTTGACAACCTATAATGCAAACATCAGATTGCACACACTGACACTCCTCGGGCAAAGTACTTTGATCAGAATATGATTAAGAAGATAATTACTGCTGACAGGATGAAAGACTGACAAGGGAAGGCTACATTTGGGCTATTACCGGTGAGGTCTTTTAGTGAGTGTTCCCTTGTGTTATTTACAATAATGCTCTGTCATTCCCAATCTGTATTACCATTTTCGTTTGTTGTGTGCAGCTTAGGAACAGCATCAATACTTGCTACCATACAACTCAGCACTCATCTTCAAATGTCCCAGTAAACAACGATCCATTGGCCGCAACACATTTCTTCAGTATGCAAGCAGAAGTGCATAGATTAGTTGCTCAGATTGGTAGCAGTTCAAGGAAGACACAGGCAATgctagtcttggcaaattttgaAGCTAAATCTAAGAAAGCATCAAGTTATATGAACATCGGGCAACAGATACCACGGGATGCACATCAGACAGCCATCCGCACTCTGCGGACAATTTTGCAGGATGAGGTGAATGGCAACATCAGTCAAGAACATCATGATCAGACCCATGGTTGTGATGAAGGTAGTGACATGAGTTCGAGCTCAGAGAGTGCGGATTGATTAATTTTTCTTGTACTTTACATGCTCTATATTACTTCATGTATGCAGCTCAAGCCGATGATGTCGACATGCATGATACCAATAGTCTGGAGAATAGAGGATCTGAACATGTATCTGACACGCCAATTGTCCGATCTGAAATAAGGGAAAATGATCTGTCTTCTGGTAAGTCACATGACAAATGGTAGTTGTCAGAACCAAAGATCTAAAAATCCATCCCATAATCTACATTACCCCACATTTATACCACGATTTTCAGGTGGTCTCACAAACCAGGAGCTCAATCAGGGTGCGGCTGTAGAATTTGAACAAAACAGGACCCAAGAACAAGTTTTACCAACCATCGACAGCCTGCACAATGCTGTCACTAATAGTTTCTATTTTCCTGGCGTAAATTACTAAACCTGACTATTTTGTTCACTACCACATTCTTTGTTTAACCTAACTCCTCCCAATCCTTGTCCAGGGGAATATTGAGCTTGACAATGAAATGGAAGGCGAACTTTCACCTGTCTGTACTCAGGTCACACATGGTGCTTCAAATAAGCAGCTCTAATTTCTTAGCATCATTTTGTGGACGTCCTCACACATACATTTGATTCTTCATATGCAGGTTCACACAGATGTTACTATTGATCGTGTCATGACTCTTGCTGCGGCTAAAGGAGACGCTGGACCAGCCTTGCCCAACGGCAGTATGTTGTCTTCTTATTTCTTATATTCAAGATTTCACCTGCTACTTATTTCATATCAGTTGCAGGCACCCATGATAATGTGCACGAAGCAACCTCACATGTGGATTCCCTAGTTGAAGTCACTGATGCATATACCACTAGTAGCAGCCCCCGACAAGTTGCAACTGCTGAAATGACTAGATCAGCAGCGAATGTTGTTGCACAGACTGCCAAACAAGTACCATATGAGGTACCATATGAGGTCCCTCTCTACCATCTTAGTTTCACACGTACATCATCCATTTATCATACATTTTCGTCAATGCACTTACGATAATATTTTTTCCTAAATACGTGCACAGTCGGCAGGAATCGTTAGTAACACCGATGATGCACTCGGCCCTGTTGTTTTCCGACCTTGCACTCCAGGTGACATCCTCCACTGTCCAGCTGTTAATCCTAGGCCACAACGGCTTACAAAACGACCAGCCATGTATGTGTCCCCATTCAAAGGTGATCCGCAACGAGCAAAAGTTCCATTGTCCAAGGCACTTGCTGTGAGAAAGAAGTTCAACACTAGAATGAAGTATTTAAGGTACTGTTCATGACCATACTCTCAAATACTACATGCTTCAAACACGCACTTATGTGTCGTCCCTTACATACTAGTGATATTTTCATCTCACCGACTTGAGGGAATTCAGTGGATCAGACATATTAGCTTCCTTCATTGATGGGGAAAAGATGTTGTGCACCAGATTCATGTCCTATTTCGTTGCTTGCATGAGTCATGATGGATCAGTCCACATGATTGATGGTGGTGGCTACAGGGTCTTCTTATCTCCAGACCTTGGGGTGAGTGAGACCAATGTCACATACACTAGTCAGCAATTCGACGGCTTTTTTTACATGCTCTTATGCCATTCAATGGCACATACAGGAATATGTCAATATAGAGGAAGATGAAGACATATCTCATTGGGAATCACCTCAGGCCCTAGCCATTTTACAACGTGATATTGAAGATGTTGACCCGAACAAAGTGAAACTAGTAAGTGCACATGTCAACCTCATGAATTTGAGCTTCAGGTTTGTTCCCTTACACCTTTTTTTTTCATGGCGAGTTCCTTTTGCCGGTTGTAGAGAAGGGTCATTACAGCATATACTGCATCAACTTCATACATGACCGGATAGATGTTCTGGATTCTAGCCCAGAAGACCACAGAGTTTACCATCAAGTTCTAGGTGACCGAATCATTCGCAGGCTGAATCTCCTATTCCAGTTGGCTACGGATTCCACAATAAAACAGTTTACTAGATTCAAGCGTCCCATCATAGACGAATGTTTTCAGTCGCACGCAAACGATTGTGGTTTCTTTGCAATAAAATTCATGGAGCTTTGGAATGGTGAATCTTTCCATGTTTCAATCCTAACGGTAAGGCTTATCATTCTCCACCAAATTCACTTGCTATTTTTTAAGTTTCCTCCATCTCATCCTGTTTCACAACAAACTACAGGAAAACATATAGCCATATGGCAGTACAGGTCTCAGCTCCTCTTCTATGGCATCTACCATCCGATCAACAAGATCGAGAAGCTCCCTGCTGGACTGGAAGCATATAGGCCTCGCCTGTGATCCTCATCCTTGATCCTTGTTATTGTCCAACAAAATGTGTACTAGGGAACAAGTTTGTTTTTCTACTGCCCAAAATAATTTCTACGTGTTGGTTGTATGGACATCAGGGATTGTAAAAAAGGTTTTCATGGAACATGTTTCTCTACTTTTATTTCAGTTAAATTGATTTATTATATTACTATGTTTGGCAGTTTTGGCCACATATTTCATTCCTACTCATATTTCCAGATGTCTCAGTCGTTAGTAGCTAGAGAAAAGCTATCCTTCCAGCTTTTTTGCCTCATAAGTTACTATAGCGAATCTTTTCAACGTAAACTGAGTTACGAGATTATTGAATAGACACCAAGGTTTAACAAAACACCCATCTCATCATGGAGACAAATCTTCCACAGTGTCCTCAGTGTTGTGCATTCTTCGAACAGCTGAGGATCAAAT from Panicum hallii strain FIL2 chromosome 9, PHallii_v3.1, whole genome shotgun sequence includes:
- the LOC112875348 gene encoding uncharacterized protein LOC112875348 isoform X4, with the protein product MQAEVHRLVAQIGSSSRKTQAMLVLANFEAKSKKASSYMNIGQQIPRDAHQTAIRTLRTILQDEVNGNISQEHHDQTHGCDEAQADDVDMHDTNSLENRGSEHVSDTPIVRSEIRENDLSSGGLTNQELNQGAAVEFEQNRTQEQVLPTIDSLHNAVTNSFYFPGGNIELDNEMEGELSPVCTQVHTDVTIDRVMTLAAAKGDAGPALPNGIAGTHDNVHEATSHVDSLVEVTDAYTTSSSPRQVATAEMTRSAANVVAQTAKQVPYESAGIVSNTDDALGPVVFRPCTPGDILHCPAVNPRPQRLTKRPAMYVSPFKGDPQRAKVPLSKALAVRKKFNTRMKYLSGSDILASFIDGEKMLCTRFMSYFVACMSHDGSVHMIDGGGYRVFLSPDLGEYVNIEEDEDISHWESPQALAILQRDIEDVDPNKVKLGEFLLPVVEKGHYSIYCINFIHDRIDVLDSSPEDHRVYHQVLGDRIIRRLNLLFQLATDSTIKQFTRFKRPIIDECFQSHANDCGFFAIKFMELWNGESFHVSILTENI
- the LOC112875348 gene encoding uncharacterized protein LOC112875348 isoform X3; its protein translation is MQAEVHRLVAQIGSSSRKTQAMLVLANFEAKSKKASSYMNIGQQIPRDAHQTAIRTLRTILQDEVNGNISQEHHDQTHGCDEAQADDVDMHDTNSLENRGSEHVSDTPIVRSEIRENDLSSGGLTNQELNQGAAVEFEQNRTQEQVLPTIDSLHNAVTNSFYFPGGNIELDNEMEGELSPVCTQVHTDVTIDRVMTLAAAKGDAGPALPNGSTHDNVHEATSHVDSLVEVTDAYTTSSSPRQVATAEMTRSAANVVAQTAKQVPYEVPYESAGIVSNTDDALGPVVFRPCTPGDILHCPAVNPRPQRLTKRPAMYVSPFKGDPQRAKVPLSKALAVRKKFNTRMKYLSGSDILASFIDGEKMLCTRFMSYFVACMSHDGSVHMIDGGGYRVFLSPDLGEYVNIEEDEDISHWESPQALAILQRDIEDVDPNKVKLGEFLLPVVEKGHYSIYCINFIHDRIDVLDSSPEDHRVYHQVLGDRIIRRLNLLFQLATDSTIKQFTRFKRPIIDECFQSHANDCGFFAIKFMELWNGESFHVSILTENI